GGACAGTCTATCAGAGAAATTAGAAATGCGGGTATTTCCCATATTCCGGAAGACCGTATGATTACCGGGACGGCGAAGAATATGAGCATTCGGGAAAATATACTGGCCGGAAGACACCGGGATGAGGACTATACGGGGAAACTGTTATTTAAGCAGGATAAGATCACGGCGAATGCAGACGGACTTATATCGGAATATCTTGTAAAGTGCAGCAATCAGCGACAGGAAATCGGTATGCTGTCCGGTGGAAATATACAGAAGGTAGTTGTGGCAAGGGAATTTTCCTGTGATCCGCAGCTCATACTGGTGGATCAGCCCACACGGGGCATTGACATTGGTGCGGCGGAATTTATCAGAAAAAGACTGATACAGCTAAGGGATGAGGGGAAGGCAGTACTGATCAACTCTGCCGATCTGAATGAGGTACTGGGGCTTTCCGACAGTCTGGCAGTCTTTTGTAATGGTAAAATAGCCGGTTATTTCGAAGATGCCGGCGAACTGACGGAAGAAGAACTCGGCCTGTATATGCTGGGTGTCAAAAAACAGGATTCGGAAGAGATAGAAAGGAAATTTAATGGGCACGGAAAATAAAAAGGAGAAAACAAAAGGCAGCGGGCACATGACGCAGGAGGCGCTGAATAAGAGGTTTTCCGTTCTGAGGACCACATTGGCGATCGGCGTAGGTATTCTGCTTTCTATTATCATTATTGTATTTGTCAGCGACGATCCTCTGCTTTCCATAAAATATCTGACAATAGGACCGCTGCTGAATCTGAATAATTTTTACAGTCTGGTCACAATGTGGATACCGCTTGTGATTACAGGACTGGCAGTCTGTATTATGTTTAATGCGAATCAGTTTAACCTGTTTGCGGAGGGCGCCTTCTTCTTCGGGGGCGTGATAGCCACGGCAACAGCATTGTCGCTGAATCTGCCTCCGGTCATTCATCCCATCGTCTGTATACTCGTAGCGGCGGTGGTCAGCGGACTGATCGGCATGATTCCTGCACTGATGAGATATAAGCTGGGTGCATCGGAAATGGTGGCCTCTCTTTTGCTGAATTATGCCTGTCTGCAGCTGGGTATGTTCATTATCAGCTACTTTTACAGAGATCCCGATGCGGGCAGCGTTGTATCGGAGAAGCTGCCAGACAGCGCGAAACTGGGAGAACTCATTCGAAGGAGTAACATCCATGCAGGACTTTTTGTCGCTGTATTTTTGACGATAGTGGTCTATTATTTTCTCTTCCATACCCGCTGGGGGTTTGAAATCAGACTGACGGGACAGAACGGAAACTTCGCAAGGTATGCGGGTGTGAATATCGGATTTGTCATCGTATTCTCTCAGATACTGGGCGGCGCTCTGGCGGGCGGTGCGGGAGCAATGGAGGTGCTGGGTACTTATAACAGATTCTCCTGGACATCGCTTACAAACCATGGCTGGGATGGGGTAACGCTGACGATACTGGCAGGTAAAAATCCGAAATACATTCCTCTGGCAGCGCTATTTCTGGCATATCTGCGCAAAGGCGCCGATCTGATGTCCATGAAGACGGATATGCAGACGGACTTCGTATCTGTCATTCAGGCCGTGATTCTGATCTTCCTGCTGGCAGAACAGTTCCTTGCAGGATACAGACAGAAGAAGACATATGAGCTCAGCAAAAAGCTGGAAGAATGCGAAGCATGAAAGGGAGGGTGTAACGTTGGATAATATATTGGATTTAATCTTTAGTGTTTCCTTTGTTTTTTCGGTCCTGCGGCTGACGACTCCTATCTTGTTTGCGGCTTTGAGCTCTGTCATTTCAGAGCGGGCAGGCATCGGAAACATTACAATGGAAGGGACGATGCTGATCTCCGGATTTACGGGCGTGGTAGTCTCCGCCTGGACGGGGAGCGCCTGGATCGGATTCCTGGCGGCTGTGGCAGCAGGGGCTCTGATAGGATGGCTGTTGTCCTATATCATCTTTAAGCTGGTAGTGAATGATATATTGGCAGGAACTGCCATCAATCTGATTGGAAGCGGCGGAACGGTGTTCTTCCTGTTTGCGCTGACCGGGGTGCGGGGCATTTCCACATCTCTGAGCAGTAAGGTCATGCCGACGATAGAGATTCCGGTCATTGGAAATATTCCTGTTCTGGGCGAGATTCTGTCGGGCCATAATCTGCTTACCTATCTGTCCTTTGTGGCGGTATTTGTCATATGGTATCTGCTCTTTAAGACGACGACGGGACTTCGGATCAGAGCCGTTGGCGAGAATCCGGGCGCCGCGCAGTCCGTCGGCATCAATGTATATAAGACAAAGACGATTGCTCTCGTTATCGCAGGCGTTCTGTCGGGGATGGGCGGCGCTTATATGTCTATGGGTTATGTGTCCTGGTTTGTCAAAGATATTACGGCAGGGCGCGGATGGATTGGCATTGCGGCGGCAGCTATGAGCGGACAGCATCCAGTGCTTGCCATGGGGGCATCCATATTATTCGGGATTGCGGACGCAGTGGCAAATACATTGCAGACGATCAATCTGCCTTCGCAGCTTGTTCTGATGATCCCTTATGTGGTGACACTTGTGGCAATGAGCCTGTATGCTTATTTTGATCTGAAGCGGAAGAAGGCAAGTCGGGGAGCGGCTTAAACGGTAACCGGAAATAAATTGTGGATACTGTTTGGAAAGGAACGATGATAACATATGGATAGATGGAACAACAAAAGGGTGCTGGAGATAATAGCCAAAATGGACATAGAGGAAAAGCTGCTCTGTGTCCATGGACAGCTCTGGGATCCATACCGGGCAAATCAGGCCGGGTTTGTGAGAGGGAATGAGCGACTGGGCATTCCCGATGTCTTTATCGCAGACGGAGAGAGCGGAGTGAATATCAGTTTCCGGACGACGGCGTTTCCCTCGAAGGTCTGTCTGGCTTCTACTTTTGACAGGGAGTCGGCATTCCGCTATGGGCAGGCGCTTGGCAGAGAGGCGAAGGCGGCGGGCATTCATCTCCTGCTCACGCCGCGGGTGAATATTGCCAGGGACCCGGTGTCGCTCCAGGGAGTAAGCAACGGAGGCAACTATCAGACGTATGGCGAGGACCCGATCTTAAACGGAGAGCTTGGCGCACAGGAGGCGCTTGGCATCCAGGATAAACATCAGGCGCTTGCCAATCTGAAGCAGATGTACGGGTCCAGCAATGGGACGGCGCAGGGAGCCGGGAACTGTCTGATCGACGAACAGACAAAGAACGAGCTTTACATACGGCCGTATGAGATCGTATTAAAAGCAGGCGTTGCCAGTGCGATGACAAACTACAATCAGGTGAATGGAACGTGGACTTATGACGACGCCTGGATGGTAGAGGAATGCGCGCGCAAACGGTGGGGGTTCCAGGGATTTGTCTTTGACGACTGGTATTGTCTGTATGATCCGAATGCGATCCGGCATGGAGTAACACTGGAGATGCCGGGCGATGATTATTATAATGAAGGAAGCGAGCAGTCCTGCTATGGGAAGAAACTGCTGGCAGCCATTGAAGATGAGAATCAGCCGATGACAGAAGAAGATCTGGACAGGGCAGTCTACTATTATCTGGATACGCTGGATCGTTTCGGCATGTTGGATGAGCAGCAGAGAATCCCGGGTAATATCGATGAGGAGACAAAAAAGCAGAGCAGCATTGTCTGCCGCGAAGTGGCGGGAAAGGGCGCCGTACTGCTGAAAAACGAAGGAGGTATTCTGCCTGTCGATCCTGCGGGGAAAAAAGTGGCGGTGATCGGTCCGGGCGGCGCCGGTCAGGTAATGGCAACGTTTAAGGAATCACCGTATGGGTTCCCGGACAGAAAGAACAGTGTATACAATATTTTAAGAGAAACGTACGGAGATACCGTCTCCTATGCGGCCGGTATCGACCTGGATGGAGAAGTAATTCCGTCTGCATGTCTGTATCCGGAGAAGGATGCAAGAGAGAACGGGCTGAAACGTTATGTCGAAAGATTTACGTATGAAACGCTCAGCAACGGTGATCTGGAGAGCTTCCCGCTCAGTGATAACTATGAACTGGACCGTGAGGTCAACCACTGTGGACAGACTGCGCTTCCCGCTCTGGCACGGGAGCAGCGGAGAGGATTTTTCAAAGAGACACCGAAGGAATATTATATGTGGCATGGGTGGCTCTGCCCCAGGGAGAGCGGCATATACAGGCTGAGTCTCCAGAGCAGATTCCCGGACGTAGATGCGTTCGAAAAGAATCATGTGGAAAACGGTGATCTGTCGATTGCCACATCAGGCAACCTGTATATCAGAAAGTCTTCCGATGCGGATCATATGGTGCGGATTGGGATCGGCACACGGATTTCTGCCAACGGGATTGCCGATCCGTTCTCGGAAGTGCTGCCATGTAAAGACGGCTGGAACAATGCCGGCGGATATACGTATCTGGAAGCCGGTGAAAAGTATGAGATCTATTTCAATCATACTTGCGTTTACCTGGAGCCACTGGAAGTGCGTCTGGCATGGACGACGCCCTCAATGGCGGAGGCATCGCTGAAGGAAGCGGAAAAGGCGGCTGCGGAGGCCGATGTTGCCCTTGTCTTTGCCTATCACCAGAGCGTCAACGAGACGATGCGGCTGGAGGCAGGACAGGACACACTGATCAGACGGGTTGCGGAGAACAATCAGAATACGGTCGCTATATTAAATACCGGCGATCCGGTGGAGATGCCATGGAGAGATCAGGTAAAAGGCATTCTGGAACTGTGGTTTTCGGGACAGGAGGGGGCGCTTGCCGCCTGTGACGTGCTCACCGGAGCGGTAAATCCGGCAGGCAGACTGCCAGTTACTTTCCCGAAAAAACTGGAAGATCTGGCCGCCAGAGATCCGGAGCATCCGGAGCGCTATGCGGCGCCGGGCAGAATCAGTGAAAAGGACGCCGTCCATCCCAATACGGCAGATTTCACGGAAGGACTGTTAAATGGTTATCGCTGGTTTGACGAGACGGGAAAAGAGCCGTTGTATCCGTTCGGATTCGGGCTTAGCTATACGGAATTTGTCTATTCGGATCTGCAGATCGAGCGCTGGGAAAACGGCTGGAGAGTGAGCTGTATGATCGAGAATACGGGAACTCGTGACGGCGAGGAAGTGGCGCAGGTGTATCTGGGAAGACCGCGGCAGATACCGGAAGGGGTTCAGACAGTGCCCAAAACGCTGGTTGATTTTAAGCGAACACCGGTAAAAGCAGGAGAGAAGAAGAAAGTCACCTTTATGGTAGAGGAAGCGTATGCGCAGTATTTTGATGTGGAGACCAGGGAATATCGTTCGTTTGAGGGCGGCAGGGAGATCATGATCGGCGCTTCCTCAAAGGACATCCGTTTAAAGGGACTGGTGGAAGGAGTATAAGAAGAATGAAAAAGACAGGAATGATCCATGGAGAGCTGATCAAGAGAATCGCACTTTTGGGGCACAAAGACCTGTTTATGATCGGGGATGCCGGGATGCCCATTCCTCCGGGCGTAGAACTGATCGATCTGGCGTTGTGCAAAGGGGTACCGACCTTTCTTCAAGTGCTTGATGCGGTACTGGCGGAGAGCACGGTAGAACATTATTATCTGGCGGAGGAGATCAAAGATGCCAATGGAGAAATCTTCCGCTACATGCAGAGTGCGATGCCGGGAATCAGCTATGAGATGATGCCGCACGATGATCTGAAAGTGTTTTCAAAGCAGTGCAAGTTTGCCATCCGCACAGGAGAGTTTTCACCATATCCGAATGTGATCTTGCGGGCAGGAGTGGCATTTTCATAAGAGATATATTTGATCATAAAAAGCAGGAAAAGGGAAGCAGACAGGCTTCCCTTTTTTGCCGCGCGAAAAAGAAACTTTTTCTTTACCCATTTTCCAGCAATGCTTCCATTAAGGCAATGACGATCTTTAATTGTTTGATGTCGCATTTCCCGAGCAGCAGCGTCGCATTCCGAAATAGTTCCTGCTGTCTGTCCATTTCCGGCATCAGCAGACTGTCAAGAGAGATATGCAGTATTTCGACGAGATCAAACAAAACCGGCAGGGAAGGTTTGCGATGTTCACTTTCGATATGTTTGAGATGTGTCGGGGTGATACCCACCCGTTCTGCCAGTTCTTCCTGTGACATCTGATGGTCCATTCTCGCTTTGCGGATTGCATTTCCCAAAATACCTTTTTCCATGCTCATTTTGATAACTCCTTCTGTTAATAGCATAAATGTAAAAAATATGTTGAAAATTAGCTTAAAGAGAATTATAATGGAGCTTAAAGAGAACTTTTGGGTAGCGAAAAGAGCAAATACGCGAAAAAACGGAGCTATGAGATACTGATTCCATGTAGTTAGTATGTGCCGGAGCAGTAATCGTTATGTGAAAGCATGAAAGAAGAACAGGAAATGAAAATGGAAAAGCTGGTAAGTGTGATCGTTCCGATGTACAACGAAGAACTGCGGATTGGAAGATGTATCCGGAGTATCCTCTGTCAGACTTATGACAGGATAGAGCTGCTTCTGATCAATGACGGGTCCACTGACCGCACCGAAGAGATATGCAAGGCGATTACGGACCCGAGAGTTTTTTATTATTCCATATCCAACAGGGGCGCGGCGCAGGCCAGA
The sequence above is a segment of the Lachnospiraceae bacterium JLR.KK008 genome. Coding sequences within it:
- a CDS encoding ABC transporter permease; this translates as MGTENKKEKTKGSGHMTQEALNKRFSVLRTTLAIGVGILLSIIIIVFVSDDPLLSIKYLTIGPLLNLNNFYSLVTMWIPLVITGLAVCIMFNANQFNLFAEGAFFFGGVIATATALSLNLPPVIHPIVCILVAAVVSGLIGMIPALMRYKLGASEMVASLLLNYACLQLGMFIISYFYRDPDAGSVVSEKLPDSAKLGELIRRSNIHAGLFVAVFLTIVVYYFLFHTRWGFEIRLTGQNGNFARYAGVNIGFVIVFSQILGGALAGGAGAMEVLGTYNRFSWTSLTNHGWDGVTLTILAGKNPKYIPLAALFLAYLRKGADLMSMKTDMQTDFVSVIQAVILIFLLAEQFLAGYRQKKTYELSKKLEECEA
- a CDS encoding ABC transporter permease, whose amino-acid sequence is MDNILDLIFSVSFVFSVLRLTTPILFAALSSVISERAGIGNITMEGTMLISGFTGVVVSAWTGSAWIGFLAAVAAGALIGWLLSYIIFKLVVNDILAGTAINLIGSGGTVFFLFALTGVRGISTSLSSKVMPTIEIPVIGNIPVLGEILSGHNLLTYLSFVAVFVIWYLLFKTTTGLRIRAVGENPGAAQSVGINVYKTKTIALVIAGVLSGMGGAYMSMGYVSWFVKDITAGRGWIGIAAAAMSGQHPVLAMGASILFGIADAVANTLQTINLPSQLVLMIPYVVTLVAMSLYAYFDLKRKKASRGAA
- a CDS encoding glycoside hydrolase family 3 C-terminal domain-containing protein encodes the protein MDIEEKLLCVHGQLWDPYRANQAGFVRGNERLGIPDVFIADGESGVNISFRTTAFPSKVCLASTFDRESAFRYGQALGREAKAAGIHLLLTPRVNIARDPVSLQGVSNGGNYQTYGEDPILNGELGAQEALGIQDKHQALANLKQMYGSSNGTAQGAGNCLIDEQTKNELYIRPYEIVLKAGVASAMTNYNQVNGTWTYDDAWMVEECARKRWGFQGFVFDDWYCLYDPNAIRHGVTLEMPGDDYYNEGSEQSCYGKKLLAAIEDENQPMTEEDLDRAVYYYLDTLDRFGMLDEQQRIPGNIDEETKKQSSIVCREVAGKGAVLLKNEGGILPVDPAGKKVAVIGPGGAGQVMATFKESPYGFPDRKNSVYNILRETYGDTVSYAAGIDLDGEVIPSACLYPEKDARENGLKRYVERFTYETLSNGDLESFPLSDNYELDREVNHCGQTALPALAREQRRGFFKETPKEYYMWHGWLCPRESGIYRLSLQSRFPDVDAFEKNHVENGDLSIATSGNLYIRKSSDADHMVRIGIGTRISANGIADPFSEVLPCKDGWNNAGGYTYLEAGEKYEIYFNHTCVYLEPLEVRLAWTTPSMAEASLKEAEKAAAEADVALVFAYHQSVNETMRLEAGQDTLIRRVAENNQNTVAILNTGDPVEMPWRDQVKGILELWFSGQEGALAACDVLTGAVNPAGRLPVTFPKKLEDLAARDPEHPERYAAPGRISEKDAVHPNTADFTEGLLNGYRWFDETGKEPLYPFGFGLSYTEFVYSDLQIERWENGWRVSCMIENTGTRDGEEVAQVYLGRPRQIPEGVQTVPKTLVDFKRTPVKAGEKKKVTFMVEEAYAQYFDVETREYRSFEGGREIMIGASSKDIRLKGLVEGV
- the rbsD gene encoding D-ribose pyranase, giving the protein MKKTGMIHGELIKRIALLGHKDLFMIGDAGMPIPPGVELIDLALCKGVPTFLQVLDAVLAESTVEHYYLAEEIKDANGEIFRYMQSAMPGISYEMMPHDDLKVFSKQCKFAIRTGEFSPYPNVILRAGVAFS
- a CDS encoding helix-turn-helix transcriptional regulator, whose protein sequence is MSMEKGILGNAIRKARMDHQMSQEELAERVGITPTHLKHIESEHRKPSLPVLFDLVEILHISLDSLLMPEMDRQQELFRNATLLLGKCDIKQLKIVIALMEALLENG